Genomic DNA from Fimbriimonas ginsengisoli Gsoil 348:
CTACATCTCCGCCCACGCGGGAGTCGACCTGAGCAAGGTCTTCGATCAATACCTGCGCACCACCAAGGTGCCGATGCTGCAGTACAAGATAGAGGGGCGCCAGCTTTCATTCCGCTGGGACCGAGTCGTGCCGGGATTCGACATGCCAGTCCGGGTCAGCATCAACGGCAAGGCGAGAGAGATAAGTCCGAGGGAAACCCTCTCAACCCTCAAGTTTGTCGAGCCGATTCGTTCGTTCACGGTCGACCGAAATTACTACGTGAAGTCAGAGATGATGAAGTAGCGCCGCGCGGTACCAGGTCGAAATTAGGTTCACCGGCGGGAAGTGGTCACAACGGCCGTGCATTCGATTAAGAAGAGCTAGCAAATTCGCTCTTTCGGTTTGGATGAGAGAGCATTCCACCGGTCGCCAGCCTCGGACGTTACGACCATTCGCTCCATAGCCACTACCCCTCCTTGTCGATCTCATCCGGCCACCTCACTTCCGTGCACCAGGGGTGCTTCGATGTAGAGCCTCTGGGCTGGACGTCCATATCGTGACGCTATGCAAGCGCCGCGCAACTTACCCTAATCCCCGTGTTAATGGTCACCAACAAAATAGATTGACAATCCGTATTCACCCGTAGCCCGGGGATTTATCCCCGGAGAGACCTTGAACCGCGGCTAAAGCCACGGGCCACGGTTGAAATCACATCAGGGAAATGAAACCTAATTTGTCAATGACCATCAACTTCCACCCCTGACCTCTTTGCGTCCTAAGGAAGGCGCCCGGGGGCGCAAATCCCTCCTTGGTGAGGGCTCGATGTCCGGGCACACGGCTACGCCGTTGGGGAGATTGCTCACTTTGACCACCTAGCGGACTCGGGACATGTACTTCCGATACAGGTCGGTGTAGTGGCTCTCCAGCGCGACCGGCTTGCCGTCGATGAATAGGTAGCGAAGGTGGGTGGTCACCTCCAGGGGGTCGCCGTCGGTGACGATGACGTTCGCCACTTTGCCGGGCTGCAGCGAGCCGTATCGATCGTCCACCCCGAGGATCTTGGCGGCGTCGAGAGTGAGGGCGCGCATCGCGGCGTCGTGGGAGAGTCCGAACGCGCACATTCGGCCGACCCGGTACGGGAGGTTCATGGCGGTCTCCCAGCCTTGGGAGGCGAAGGCGAACCGCACGCCCGTATCGGCGAGGACGGACGCGAAAGCCATCGGCGTGTCGTACGGATCGAATTCATTCGACGGCTCATCCGACTCGGGGCACTCGCCCGCGGGCGGGACCGCGATTACCGGAATATCGCTATCGCGCAGCGTCTTCGAGAGCTTCCAAGCCTCTTCTCCGCCCACGATCACCGCCTTCAGCTTGAGCGCTTTCGCGGTGGCCACGGCCCAGCGGATCGTGTCTTCGGTTCCGGCGTGGAACATCACCGGCCGCTTCCCTTGGACGAACGGGCGAAGCGCCTCCAGCTTCACGTCGGTTGCAATCGGCTCGTTTGCCGATTTCGCTTCGTCGTACCGCTTGGCGGCTTCGAAATAGCTCTTGAGCTGCTGGCGGCGCTCCTTGATTCCGGACTCTCGCTTCTCGATTTCGTCGGGTGGGAAGAAGGAGCGGAAGCGGGCGGGCAAGCCGGCGGGAACGTTCACGTCGAGCCCGACGGAGCCTTCGATCCGCATCCCCTCGACGGTCGTTCCGAGGGTGCTGACGAGTCCGGATTGGCCGGAGACGATCCCCGCCGACGGATACACCACAGCGGACGTGATTCCGTTGTATCGGACCTTGGGGAAGTGAATGCTTTCCGGATTCACGGCGTTTGCCCCTCGTAGGTCGGGGGCGTAGTCGCCATTCTCCCGCTCGTCGGTCGCCGACGGGACCTGGCCGATCTCGATCAGTCCGAGCTGCGAGCCTGCGTCGATCATTCCGGGATACACATGCAGGCCGCGCCCGTCGACGCGCACCGTTCCGGCAGTGACTTCGACCTTCGCGCCAACGGCGGCGATCTTGCCGTTCTCGATCAGGACGGTCGAGTTGAGCTGGACCGGTCCCGAGATCGGGTGCACGGTCGCGCCCGAGATCAGATAGCTCTTGCCGGCTGGCGGGAGCGGGGTATCGACGGAAAACGGCTTGAACTCGAGAGTTTGCGTGGAGAGGGAGCGGTGGTTGACGCCGAACGCGTCACGCCGCTCGAAGTACGGCTCGCCTTCGATGAAGGTCATTACGCACTTCGTGTAGTTGCTCATCGGATGGCCGTCCCAGATGGCCATGTCGCCATCCTTGCCGACCTCGATCGAGCCGACCTTCCCGTCGACTCCGAGCTGAATCGCGGGATTGATGGTGATCATCCGCAGAGCCCGCTCGGGAGAAGTTCCGTAGCGAATCGCCTTGGCGGCGTCTTGGGTGAGCGGGACGTTTCCGCCTTCCGTATCGGTGTTGATCGAGACGAGGACCCCGGCCTTGTCGAGGATGGTCGACGCGACCGGCGCGGAGTCGATGACCTCCAGCTTATAGGCGAAGCCGTCGCCGAAGATCGAGACCGGAACGTGGGCGGCGGCAAGCTCGGGAGCGATCTTGTAACCCTCCAGGGCGTGCTGCATCGTGAGGTTGAAGTGGTATTCCTGGCTGAGCCGAACCATCATCAGCATCTCGTCCTGCCGGTACGAGTGGCACTGGACGCGGATCTTCCCCTGAAGGATCTCGGCAAGGGCCTCCAGCCGCAAGTCGCGGCGAGGAGGGGCGATGCGCGGGTCGCTGCGGTGTTGCCGATAGTTGTCCCATCGGGCGATGTAATCCTTGGCATCCGCGAAGGCGCGGCGGTAAACCGCTTCGACACCCATTCGAGTTGCCGGGAAGCGCGGGTCGGTGTCTTGCCCGCCGGACTCCTTGACGTTCTCGCCGAGCGCGAACTTGATCATTCGGGGCGCGCCGGGGAACGGGAGGTCGGCGGTCGGATGCCGCCATTTGTGTTTGATGACGATGCTTTGGCCGCCGATCGGGTTGGCGCTGCCGTGGAGAAGCATTCCAGTGGTGATGCCGCTGGCAAGCGCGAAGTAAAGGCTCGGCTGGTCCGCGTTCAGCACGTCGGCCATCCGGACTTCGGCGGAAATGGAGTCGGATTCGTTGATGTCGTCCGCGCCTCGGTGGGAGTGCGCGTCGACCAATCCGGGGGTGACGAACTTGCCGGTCGCGTCGACGACCTTTATTCCGGCGGGCGCGCTGAGGTTCTTACCGACGGCGACGATGTGGCCGTTTTGGATGAGGACATCGGCGCCATCGAGGAACCCACGCGTGATGGTGAGCACGCGGCCATTCCTGATGAGGACGTTTCCGCCAGTGGTGAAGGTCGGCTTTCGCTGGGCCTCGAACTCGCTCGGATAGGTTTGGGCAAAGCCGATCGTCGCCAGGGACGCGAGGGCGGCGATAAGCGAGGTCCGGATCATCGCCCCACCTCCCCACCGAAGCGGTTGCGCGGGGTCGTTCCGACCGGCTTCGCTTCCGGATCGATCTTGTGGCCGTCGATGTAAAGCATCTTCACTTTTGTCTTTTCGTCCAGGAAATCGGCGGTCATGGCGACGACGTTGGCGGTCTTGCCTACCTCCAGGGTGCCGAGCTGGCGCTCGACCCCGAAGATCTTGGCGGCGTCCAGAGTGAGCGCGCGGAGCGCGACGTCGCGCGGCAGGCCGTTCTTAACCGCGGCCCGAAGGAACCCGATGAACTCTTTGGGATCTTTGCACCCGCGGTCGGTGAGCGCGAACGGGATACCGGCTTGGCGGAGGGCGTCGGCATTCTTCACCGTCTCCTGATAGAGCCGGGACCGCTCGGCGATCCGCTCGGGGAGCTCAGGTACGGGTGCGTCGCCGGGATCGTCCGCCGTCTTCGGGGGTGTTTTTGGGTCGGGCGGCTTGGGGGCGACCGGCTCGGGGCCAAAGTTGAGGCTCAGCAGAACCGGCGCTCCGCTTGCCTTGATCTGGTCGATCCTCCGGTATGCCTGTAAGCCGCCGACGAGGATCGGGCGGAGGTGGAGTTCGGCGGCGAAATTAAGCGCTCGGTCGATCTGAGAGGTGGTATCGGCCTCGATGCCGGTCGGCAAGCTTCGATCGAGGGCGGGAAGAAGCGCCTCCAGAGTCATATCGGACGGCGGCCGTTGAGCGCCGCCGGCCTGGAAAGCTTGCGTCGTCGCGCGATACCCCTGAGCGTCGACGAACGCCTGTCGAACGTGGGAGATCCTTCCCAGCAGGCTGGCCGGGTAGCCGCCGCCGAACCCGAACCCTCCACCGAAGGTCATGGCGAGCATCGTCCGAGGCGAGACGACGGCGTCGCGGGCGGGGCGGCCGGAGAGATTGGCGAGAGTTCCGATACCGTTCAGATAGCCACCGCCGGGCGCGATCATCAGCGTGGTGAACCCAACGTTTCGGTAGGGCCGGGCAACGTCGTCGGTAAGGGTCAAGTATTGGCGGGCCTGCAGCTCGGGACGGACTCCCTTTCGATTCGCCTCCCGCATGAATGCGGGCGCGTAGTCGCTGGTGGGGGGTGACGCGTCCTGGTTAGGATCCGCCGCTGGAGGCTTGACCCCGCTATTCGTGAAGGAATTGATGAGTCCGGGGAAGAGCGTTAGGCCCTTTCCGTCGAGCACCTCGGCGCCCGGCGGCACGCTTGCGTCCGGCCCTACGGCGACGATCAGGCCGTCTCTGATGACCAGGTTTCCCTTCTCGATCACTCGCCCGTCTCCGATCTCGATCCGAGCGCCCACGATCGCCTGCACGCGGTTTTCGGAGGGGATAGAGCTCTGGCCAAACGCCGCGGGCGCGACGAGGGCAAAGGCTAGAAGTCCGACACTACGTTGAAGTCTCATAGGGCGGATAACACGATAGCAGGTCCCGCCCGCACAGTGAAGTTATGAGAACCGAGAGCGCCATTGAAGAAGGGGGTTCGCATCGAAGCTTCTTGCCTCCGACTAACGTCTCCTCTGCGGAACCGGTCCGACCCCTTGCCGAGTCCCATTGCTAAAGGACCATGCGTCGGCAACATCGCCGACGCCTGCCACGGAGGCTGAAAATGTTAATCAAAAGGACCGTCGTTCAAGAAGAACCGCAACCGGAAACGAATATAACGGTCGTCCGACCGGAGCGAAATACCGGGCTCCTTGCGGGACTGGGGATCGCGACTCTGTTGGCAATCGGCGCGATCGCGTATCTGTCTTGGTATTTGCCGAATCAGAACGCGTACGAGCAACCGGTTGCGACGCAGCCGGTCGAAAGCGGCCGGGCCGAGCGTCTGCAAAACCCCGCGCCCAAGCCGAATACGGTGATCGTTAACCCGCCCGCGGTGATCCAAACCCCGCCGCCGGTAGTGACCCCGCCGCCGGTCGTGGTGACTCCGCCCCAGCACACGGTCATCGTTCCCGGTTCCTCGTCGCCCCCACCCGAGCGACCGACGAACAATGACGACCACACCAACACCACGCCCGATACGAGCACCAATAACGGCGGCTCGAACCAGTCCGACATGAACGGTTCCACCACCGGTGGCTAGTCGCTCGAACGGCTTGGACGCTTAGGCGTCCAAGCCGATTTATGGCGGGTACCCTGCGAGGATGCCCGCGATAGAACCGGCAGCCAAGCTTGCCCTGCAGCGGCACTACGTAGCCGCTCGGGCGGATCGCCCGGTTGCCCTGTCCGGCCGATTGGACGATCCTCAATGGGGTGGCGCGGGTTGGTCGGATGAGTTCGTCGACATCCTTGGTTCGCACGCTCCGAAGCCCCGTTTTAGGACCCGCATGAAAATGATGTGGGACGACGAGCACCTCTACATCGGAGCCGAATTAGAGGAGCCGCACGTTTGGGCCACCCTAACCGAACACGATTCGGTGATCTTTCACGATAACGATTTCGAGGTTTTCGTGGACCCTGACGGAGATTGCCAACTGTACGGCGAGCTGGAGATCAACGCGCTTAATACGACCTGGGACCTGCTGCTCGTGAAGCCGTACCGGGCCGGGGGGCCCGCCATCAATGGCTGGGAGATCAAGGGGCTGCGCACGGCGGTGCACGTGGACGGCACGTTGAATGATCCAACGGATACCGACCGCGGCTGGAGCGTCGAAATCGCCATCCCGTGGGCCAGCCTTTCCGAGATCGCCCACCGAAACCTACCGCCAAAAGCAGGGGACTTTCTGCGGATCAACTTCTCCCGGGTGCAGTGGGAGCACGAGATCGTCGACGGCAAGTACCGCAAAGTGCCGGGGCGGCCGGAAGATAATTGGGTCTGGTCACCGCAGGGGGTGGTCGACATGCACCGGCCGGAGCGGTGGGGGTGGGTTCACTTTTCCTCGTCGGCATCGGAGCCCCCACGCGAGCCGGCGACGCTGTTCGAAGTTTACGAGGCGCAACGTCTGTTTCGCGGCCACCACGGGCACTGGTCTTCGCGTGAAGAGGAGCTTGGGCTTGCCCCCATTCCCGGTTTGCGGATCGAGACCACCGCTTCGTTTTTAGAATTGTCCCTTGGGGATTGGCGGCTCGACCACGACTCCCGGCTATGGCGGGTTTCGTAGCGATATAGTGGTAGCCATGCGTCGCGTGGCTGCCCTCATTGGCTTTCTTATTCCGCTCCTTGCTCAAGCTCAGCAAGCGCCGACCTACCCGGTTTTCGAAAACGACAAGCTCCCGATCTCGCTTTACAAGCAGCGGCGCGAAGCGATCGAGTCGCAGCTCGGAGCGAGCGGGGCGGCGATCCTCTTCACGAATCCGGAGCGGAATCGCACCAACGACACCGACTTTCGGTTTCGAGCTGACTCTAATTTCCTCTATCTGACGGGGTTCGAGGAGCCGGACGCGGTTCTGGTTCTTGCGCCGGGCGGCATCGATATCGATGGCCGTCGCGTGAGGGAAGTGCTACTCGTCAACGAAAGCAATCCGACTTCGGAGACTTGGCTGGGATACCGCATGGGATCGCAGGGGGTCATGAGCCTCCTCGGGGTCGAGCTTGCGCTCCCGAATCGCCGCTTGGGCGACGTGCTGGAGGCGCTGGGGAAAACGCCGGGGCTGAAACTGGCCCGGCCCCTCGTTCCGCCCGATCCGTCCGGTTTGGTCGCGACGATGTCGAACAGCGTGAACGAGTGGCGCAAGGGGCTCGCAAGTAACGACCTGAACGTTAATTCCGCGCTCGCGAAGATGCGGGTCATCAAATCTCCCGAGGAAATCGTGCTGCTCCGCAAGGCGGCGGAGGCGTCGGTAATGGGGCACTTGGAGGCGATGCGAAGCGTGCAGCCGGGGATGCGCGAATACGAGATTCAGGCGTTGGTGGAGTATGTGTTCGCTCGAAACGGGTGCGAATCGGTGGCTTACAATTCGATCGTCGGCTCAGGTCCGAACTCGACGATCCTTCACTACGAAGCCGATCGGCGCCTTATGGAGAAGGGGGATATCGTTTGTATGGACGTCGCGGGCGAGTACCATGGATATGCCGCGGATGTGACAAGAAGTTTCCCGGTCAGTGGGAAATTTTCTCCCGAACAGAAGGCGATTTACGAAATCGTTCTCGCCGCTCAAGACGCGGGAATCGCAGCCTGCAAAGCGGGGGCTCCGTTCAGTTCCGCCCACGTGGCCGCCGCTAAGATTTTGGGTGACGGGCTCCTCAAGTTGGGAGTCATTACCGACCGGAACCAGCTTGGACGGTACTTCATGCATGGCACGAGCCACTATGTGGGCCTGGACGTCCACGATGCGCACGGCGACAATACGTTGCGCGAAGGAGCCGAGCTGACCGTCGAGCCGGGAATCTACATCAAAGCCGGCAGCCCGTGCGACAAGAAGTGGTGGAATATCGGCGTGCGCATCGAAGACGACATCCTGGTAACCGCCAACGGCCCCGTCAACCTCTCCGCGGGCGCTCCCAGGAAGGTTCGGGATATCGAAGCGCTGATGCGGCAGCGGGGAATCGGGAACATCCGGCTGCGCAAGTAGGGTTCGGCCTTAGCCAAGCCCGCCGTGGTACCGACAAGGGCGTTAAGCTCGTAGAAACCGATAGAACAGCATGAGTGAAACGATCCGACCCTTGGTCGATGTACAGAACACGAAGGATGTCCGGAATATCCCGATCGACAAGGTCGGGGTTCGCAAAGTGAAATATCCGGTGTTCATTCGCGAGCGCGATAACGGGCTCCAGCAAACGGTCGGGGAGTTCAGCCTGATGGTTGGTTTGCCTCGCCACTTCAAAGGAACGCACATGAGCCGGTTCCTGGAAGTTCTGGCCGAGCATAACCACGACGTGTCGGCGGAGACGATTCCGGACATCCTCGAAGGGCTTCGGGACCGGTTGAACGCGGTGACCGCGCATCTGGAGGTGCGGTTTATCTACTTCCGCGAGAAGGCGGCTCCGGTTACCGGCAAGGTCGGAATGATGGGTTACGAGTGCGCTTTCCTCGCCTCGGGCGGCGAAGTAAACGATTCGGTTTTGGAAGTGATCGTGCCGGTCACGACCCTGTGCCCGTGCAGCAAGGAGATCTCTTCGTTCGGCGCCCATAACCAACGCGGTTACGTAACGGCCCGGATACGGACGAGTGGGCTGGTGTGGATCGAAGAGATCGTCGACCTTGTGGAGGCCGCCGGGTCGGCTCCGCTCTATCCGGTGCTCAAGCGTCCGGACGAAAAGTTCGTGACGGAGCAGGCGTATGAGAATCCCCGCTTCGTGGAGGACATGGTCCGTGAAGTTTCCGTAGCGTTCGACGCCCACCCGCTGATCACGAGCTATGAGATCGAGGTCGAGAACCACGAGTCGATCCACGATCACAACGCCTACGCATACGTCAAGCGAGACCGTGTGACGCCGTAGCCACTCGAGTCAGGCAAAGCGAAATCGGCTCGCCCTGCCAGGTAGGTCGAGTGGGCCGCGCTCGGACCGGATTTCGATCACCTCGGCCAAGTCGCCGGGCTTTTCACTTAGAACGATCTCGGGGCGAAGGTTCGGCGCCGTCCCGAAGAGACGGTCGATCTGCGGCCCGTCAGAGGCCGGCGCCGGAACGGCCAGCACGAGTTGCGTGACCGCCGGCACCGAAGGCAGAGCGCTCGGGGATAACCTTTCCTTAAGCTTCGGCGCGTAGTCGCAAAGAAAGAAATCGAACGGCGCCGGTCGAGAGGGATAAAGGTTCCGGCAAATCAACTGCGGTGTGCGTGCCTCGTCCTCGTCGAAGCCTCTAAGCCGCAGGAGTTCGGGGTCAGGCTCCCACTTCTCGCGAAGCGACATCGGGATCCCCATCTCCTCATACCGGCGGGTCGCGACCGCTAAATCGATCGGCTCGAAGACGAGCGTGCGAATCGTCGCGGCCGAAGGCGCGCCCTCGTCGAGCTGAAGAAATTCAAGGTTGAATCCGCCGAGGGCCACACCGGAGGTACGCCCTTGGGGCCAAAACCGGCCAATGGGCCAAGCGACCGGAAAGCCAAGGCGCTCGGTGAAGAGCTCCATCGCCTCCTCGATATCCGGCACCTCGCAGATAAGGTGATCCAGGCGGCGGAGCCATGGGCTCTCGGAGCCGCTGAGCCGATACATATCAACAAAGACGTGGCGCCGTCTAATAAAGACGGCGCCACGTGGTGCGCTACGGACTAGAACCGGTAGCCGAGTGAGAAGGTGATCGCGTTGGCGCGCGCGCCGCCGGCGCGGTCGCTCAGATAGCCGGCAATCTC
This window encodes:
- a CDS encoding aminopeptidase P N-terminal domain-containing protein, with translation MRRVAALIGFLIPLLAQAQQAPTYPVFENDKLPISLYKQRREAIESQLGASGAAILFTNPERNRTNDTDFRFRADSNFLYLTGFEEPDAVLVLAPGGIDIDGRRVREVLLVNESNPTSETWLGYRMGSQGVMSLLGVELALPNRRLGDVLEALGKTPGLKLARPLVPPDPSGLVATMSNSVNEWRKGLASNDLNVNSALAKMRVIKSPEEIVLLRKAAEASVMGHLEAMRSVQPGMREYEIQALVEYVFARNGCESVAYNSIVGSGPNSTILHYEADRRLMEKGDIVCMDVAGEYHGYAADVTRSFPVSGKFSPEQKAIYEIVLAAQDAGIAACKAGAPFSSAHVAAAKILGDGLLKLGVITDRNQLGRYFMHGTSHYVGLDVHDAHGDNTLREGAELTVEPGIYIKAGSPCDKKWWNIGVRIEDDILVTANGPVNLSAGAPRKVRDIEALMRQRGIGNIRLRK
- a CDS encoding carbohydrate-binding family 9-like protein; the protein is MPAIEPAAKLALQRHYVAARADRPVALSGRLDDPQWGGAGWSDEFVDILGSHAPKPRFRTRMKMMWDDEHLYIGAELEEPHVWATLTEHDSVIFHDNDFEVFVDPDGDCQLYGELEINALNTTWDLLLVKPYRAGGPAINGWEIKGLRTAVHVDGTLNDPTDTDRGWSVEIAIPWASLSEIAHRNLPPKAGDFLRINFSRVQWEHEIVDGKYRKVPGRPEDNWVWSPQGVVDMHRPERWGWVHFSSSASEPPREPATLFEVYEAQRLFRGHHGHWSSREEELGLAPIPGLRIETTASFLELSLGDWRLDHDSRLWRVS
- a CDS encoding amidohydrolase family protein, whose amino-acid sequence is MRLQRSVGLLAFALVAPAAFGQSSIPSENRVQAIVGARIEIGDGRVIEKGNLVIRDGLIVAVGPDASVPPGAEVLDGKGLTLFPGLINSFTNSGVKPPAADPNQDASPPTSDYAPAFMREANRKGVRPELQARQYLTLTDDVARPYRNVGFTTLMIAPGGGYLNGIGTLANLSGRPARDAVVSPRTMLAMTFGGGFGFGGGYPASLLGRISHVRQAFVDAQGYRATTQAFQAGGAQRPPSDMTLEALLPALDRSLPTGIEADTTSQIDRALNFAAELHLRPILVGGLQAYRRIDQIKASGAPVLLSLNFGPEPVAPKPPDPKTPPKTADDPGDAPVPELPERIAERSRLYQETVKNADALRQAGIPFALTDRGCKDPKEFIGFLRAAVKNGLPRDVALRALTLDAAKIFGVERQLGTLEVGKTANVVAMTADFLDEKTKVKMLYIDGHKIDPEAKPVGTTPRNRFGGEVGR
- a CDS encoding amidohydrolase family protein; translation: MIRTSLIAALASLATIGFAQTYPSEFEAQRKPTFTTGGNVLIRNGRVLTITRGFLDGADVLIQNGHIVAVGKNLSAPAGIKVVDATGKFVTPGLVDAHSHRGADDINESDSISAEVRMADVLNADQPSLYFALASGITTGMLLHGSANPIGGQSIVIKHKWRHPTADLPFPGAPRMIKFALGENVKESGGQDTDPRFPATRMGVEAVYRRAFADAKDYIARWDNYRQHRSDPRIAPPRRDLRLEALAEILQGKIRVQCHSYRQDEMLMMVRLSQEYHFNLTMQHALEGYKIAPELAAAHVPVSIFGDGFAYKLEVIDSAPVASTILDKAGVLVSINTDTEGGNVPLTQDAAKAIRYGTSPERALRMITINPAIQLGVDGKVGSIEVGKDGDMAIWDGHPMSNYTKCVMTFIEGEPYFERRDAFGVNHRSLSTQTLEFKPFSVDTPLPPAGKSYLISGATVHPISGPVQLNSTVLIENGKIAAVGAKVEVTAGTVRVDGRGLHVYPGMIDAGSQLGLIEIGQVPSATDERENGDYAPDLRGANAVNPESIHFPKVRYNGITSAVVYPSAGIVSGQSGLVSTLGTTVEGMRIEGSVGLDVNVPAGLPARFRSFFPPDEIEKRESGIKERRQQLKSYFEAAKRYDEAKSANEPIATDVKLEALRPFVQGKRPVMFHAGTEDTIRWAVATAKALKLKAVIVGGEEAWKLSKTLRDSDIPVIAVPPAGECPESDEPSNEFDPYDTPMAFASVLADTGVRFAFASQGWETAMNLPYRVGRMCAFGLSHDAAMRALTLDAAKILGVDDRYGSLQPGKVANVIVTDGDPLEVTTHLRYLFIDGKPVALESHYTDLYRKYMSRVR
- the folE2 gene encoding GTP cyclohydrolase FolE2 translates to MSETIRPLVDVQNTKDVRNIPIDKVGVRKVKYPVFIRERDNGLQQTVGEFSLMVGLPRHFKGTHMSRFLEVLAEHNHDVSAETIPDILEGLRDRLNAVTAHLEVRFIYFREKAAPVTGKVGMMGYECAFLASGGEVNDSVLEVIVPVTTLCPCSKEISSFGAHNQRGYVTARIRTSGLVWIEEIVDLVEAAGSAPLYPVLKRPDEKFVTEQAYENPRFVEDMVREVSVAFDAHPLITSYEIEVENHESIHDHNAYAYVKRDRVTP